The genomic interval AGCCGGTGCGCCAGCAGCGCGCCCAGACCCACCAGCCCGATGGCGCCCATCATCGGCACGGCGGTGCCGTTGTTCAGGTGGCCGACCACGATGCCGATGACCGCGGCGATGGGCCATCTGCGCGAAACCCAGCAGCGAGGAGGCCAGCCCGGCCATGGAGGGGTAGGGGCCGACGGCGTTGGCGCTGGCGTTCGGCAGGGTCAGCCCGGCACCCAGGATGAACAGGAAGACCGGCACAACGATCGCCAGCAGGTGCAGCACACCGGCCAGCGCCAGCGCCGCTCCCGCCAAGCCGCCGCCAAGCGACAGCAGTGTGCCGATCCGGATCATCCGCGCGCCGCCCAGCCGCGGTGTCAGCCGCCCGGCCAGGAAGGTGCCGAGCATGTAGCCCAGCACCACCGCGCCGAAGCTGGCGCCATACTGCGCTGGGGTCAGGTGCAGCTGCTCGATCAGGACGAAGGATGAGCCGGAGATGAAGGAGAAGATGCCGCTGTAGGAGAAACCCACCACCAGCACATAGCCGACGAAGCCGCGGTTGCGCAGCAGAAGCAGGTAGTTGGCGGCCAGCCGGCCGGGCAGCAAGGCCTCCTCGTCGCGATGGGCGTTGGTCTCGCCCAGCAGCGACCAGACGGCGCCGAGAATGCCGCAGGCGAAGATCGTCAGCAGCACGAAGTTGGCGCGCCAGCCGAACCACTCCGTCAGCACGCCGCCCAGCATCGGCCCCACTGCCGGGGCCAGCGCCATTGCCATCGACATGTAGGCCAGCACCGTCGCCGCCCGGTCGCGCCCGAACACGTCGCGCACCACCGCACGCGCCACCACCGGGCCGCAGCAGGCGCCCAGCGCCTGGAAGAAGCGGGCGGCGATCAGTGCCTCGACGCTGCCGGTCATGGCGCAGACGGCGCTGGCCGCCAGATAGATCGCCACCCCCACCAGCAGGGTCGGGCGGCGGCCGAAGCGGTCGGACATCGGGCCATAGACCAGCTGCGACACCGCGAAGCCGACCAGGAAGATTGACAGGGTCAGCTGGACCGTGGCGACATCGGTGCCGAACACCCGCACCAGTGTGGGCAGCGACGGCAGATAGAGGTCGGTGGACAGCGGGCCGAAGGCGACGAGCGCCGTCAGCAGAACGCGGATGGTCAGGGAGTCGGGACGTGGCATGGATGGGGCGGGTGGTGACTTGCGGCGGGAAGCGGGGACGGGGCCGCACTGTATCAGATGAAACCACCGCCGCCAGCGCGGATCGCCAACTGTCCGGTCACTTCGCCGGCAGCACCATGCGGATGCAGCGCGAGAGCACCGTGTTGCCGGTCATCTCGCGGTAGTTCTGGATGATGATCGGCTCTGCCGCCTTGCATTGCTCCAAGCTGGAGAATTCCAGCGTCGTCGGGCCGCCCTGGTTCAGCATGAACAGCAGCATCAGCACCCGTTCCATCACCCAACCCCTCCGGTCAGCCGGCCGCCAGCACGGCGCGGGCGGCGGCGGCATCCTGCACGATCTGGTCCTTCAGCGCGTTGAAGCTGGGGAACTTCATTTCCGGCCGCAGGAAGTCGATCATCTGGACCCGCAGATGCAGATCGTACAGGTCGAGGTCGACATCGAACAGGTGGGCTTCCAGCCGCGCCACCGTGCCATCGACGGTGGGGCGGGCGCCCAGGTTGGCGACACCCGGCAGCCAGACGGTCTCGCCGCCGCGATCGATGCCGGCGCGCACCGCATAGACGCCAAAGGCCGGGCGCAGATATTCGCCCAATTCGATGTTGGCGGTGGGGAAGCCGATGGTGCGGCCCCGCTGGTCGCCATGGACGACCCTCCCCTCGATCTCCCAGGGATGGCCCAGCACATAGGCGGCCTCGCGCGGGTGGCCGGCGGTCAGCGCGTCGCGCACGCGGGTGGAGGAATAGACGCCGCCCTGCTCGTCGGACACCGGCCCGACCTCGGTCACGCCGAAGCCCTGGGCGCGCCCGGCCTGCAGCAGGACGGCGGGATTGCCCGACCGCTTGTGCCCGAACAGGAAGTCATAGCCGCAGACGACGTGGCGCACGCCCAGCCCGGCGACCAGCACCTCGTCGACGAAGTCCTGCGCGGTCTTGTGCCGGAAGCCGTCGTCGAAATGGCAGACGATCAGCTGGTCGACGCCCAGCGCCTCGATCTGGCGGGTCTTGACGCGGAAGGGCGTCAGGCGGAAGGGCGGATCGTCGGGACGGAAGACGCTGCGCGGATGCGGCTCGAAGGTGACGACGGCCGAGGGTGCGCCCATCTCCGCCGCAAGGCGCTGGGCGGTGCCGATGACCGTCTGATGCCCGCGATGGACACCGTCGAAATTGCCGAGCGCCACGACGGCGCCCCGCTCTTCGGCCGGCAGGTCGGCGGTGTGTCTGTACAGTCGCATGCGCGCCCCGGTGCTGTGGGCGGATCCCGGCGGGTCCGCTTGCTCGGGCGTCTATATAGACCGACGCCGGCGCGGGGTAAACGCGCCGGCGTGTTTTACGCTTCCAAGCAGGCCAATCAGCGGTCTCCGGTCAGCCGCGCGACGGGACCATCAGCAGTGCCTCGCCCTCGACCACCACGGTCTCGCCGACGGTGCAGACGGTCTTGATGACGCAGCGGCGCTTTTCCGGGATCAGCTCGGTGATGGTGGCGCGGGCGGTGACGGTGTCGCCGGCGCGGACCGGCGCCTTGAACTTCAGCGTCTGGCTCATGTAGATGCAGCCCGGCCCCGGCAGCTTGGTGCCCAGAACGGCCGAGATGAAGCCGACCGTCAGCATGCCATGGGCGATGCGGCCCTGGAACATGGTGGTGGCGGCGTATTCCTGGTTGATGTGGACCGGGTTGGTGTCGCCGGAAATGCCCGCGAACAGGACGATGTCGGCTTCCGTCACCGTCTTGGCGAAGCTGGCCGTCATGCCGACGGTCAGGTCTTCGATGCAGTAGCCTTCGGTATCCTTGCGGACCTGACGCACGTCGTCCATCGCAGCAATTCCTCTTTCTCTCGGTGCCTGTTCCGGCATCTGACGCAAAGCGCGCCGTGCCGTTCGCTGCAATGCGTCGTGTGCGCCGCAGCGAGGGGAATGGCACCACGTCTCCTCCAAAAATGCAAAAAAATCTCTAACGTTCCGCGCAAGTCCGCAGGAAAGCCGATCGCCCCATCCGGCAGGCATCGCTCCAATGCCAACGGGTCCGACGGTAATGGATTACTTGTGGGGTCAGGTAATGCAAGGGAAATTGTGGCAGATCATAGGCTTATCGGAAAAGCTCATGCCGCTCCCGCCAACGCGGCGCCATGGGTGCGACTTTTCCACCACCGGCTGGACAGCCGGTGGCGAAGTCCCGTTCTTTTCAACAGCTTGACCGTATGGTGACTGTTGGTTCGGCGGCGCAATAAAAATTCGGCAGCGAATGCGGCGAATCGGGAGACCTCTTCGCCGCGCCGCAGCATTACTTTCCCGAGCCGGAGTGCGACACTGTGTCGCTTCTGCTCCCGCCTGTGTTGCCGCTGGTGCCGGTCCGGCCGGATCCGCCCTGGGCGACTTGGCCCTGGGCGACCTGCCCCTGGGCGACCTGCCCCTGGGCGACCTGATTGCCGGGTGTCAGCTGGTCCACCTTTTCCTCCACTTTTTCACGGGCGGTGTCGGTCGGCTGCTCCGACGGTTTGACCTCCACCTTCACCGGGGCGGTGCCGTCCTCGATCATGTCGAGTTTCCTGGCGGCGGAGCGTGACAGGTCGATCACGCGGCCATCGACATAGGGGCCGCGGTCGTTGACGATGACGTCGACGCTCTTGCCGTTCTCCTGGTTGGTGACGGTCGCCTTGGCGCCCAGCGGCAGGGTGCGCGAGGCGGCGGTCGGCTTGTTCTGATTCATCGTTTCGCCGCTCGCCGTGGTGCGGCCGTGGAACTTCTGGCTGTAGAAGGACGCTTCCCCCTTGTGGACGAGGATCTCCTCGCCATCCTCATGCTCGACATGCACGGGGGGAACCTTGGCCTTCTCGTTCGCCAATACCGGGACGGCAGTCCCGCTCAGGGTCGTGGCGGTAAGCGCCAGGACGATGATGCGTTTTGTCTTCATCGGTACACCTCCAACGGCGCACCAACGCCATTCAAGGAAAAGAGTTCCCTGGCGGAATCGATGCAAGACGCCACCACTATTTCTGGTTTCTAATATCTTGACGAATTCGGAGTGGTTGGCCCTTCCCGGCGCCATTCCGGTCCACAACACAACGGTCAGGGGAGAAAGCATGGCCGATGATGCCGCCTGGACTGCATCCGAATTTGCGGCGGATCACGTCTCCAATGGCGCGGGTGCGCCGGTGGAGATGCGTCGCATCGCAATGCCCGACGGGGTGCGGCTGCGCGTCGCCGTCTGGCCGAAGCCGGAGCGGGCCCGCGGCACGGCGCTGGTGCTGACCGGCCGGGCGGAGTTCATCGAGAAATATGCCGAGACCGCGGGGGCGCTGACCGCCCGCGGTTTCCGCGTGGTGGCGCTCGACTGGCGCAACCAGGGCCTGTCCGACCGGCCGCTGCCCAACCGTCAGATCCATCATCTGACCGATTTCATGACTCTGGTGGACGATCTCGACGAGGTCCATCGGCAGGTGGTGGCGCCGGTGGCGGCGGAGACGGGTGGTCCGGTGATCCTGCTGGCCCATTCGATGGGGGGGCTGGTGACGACGTTGGCGATGGCCCGCCATGTCGACGACGATCCCGGCCGCTACGCCGCCGTCCTGCTGGCGGCGCCGATGTACGCCATCCACAGCGGCCTGCTGCCGCGCTGGCTGGTGCGGGTGCTGGCCAGCCTCGGGCTCGCCTGCGGCTGGGGTGCCCGCTATGCGCTGGGGCAGGGTGATTATGATCCGGCGGAGGGGCGCTTCCGCCTCGACAACAAGATCACCGCCGATCCGCGGCGCTATGCCGCCTTCCACAGCCCCTTTGCCGAGCGGCCGCAACTGCGCGTCGGCGGCGTCAGCTTCGCCTGGGTCGCCGCCGCGCTCGATGCCGAGGAGGCGTTGCGTGACGGCCTGCCGTTGGAGCGGGTGCGCACGCCGGTGCTGCTGCTGAGCGCGCCGGGGGACCGGGTGGTGCGGGCGAAGGTGCACCGGGCGGTGGCCGCGCGGCTCGGCAACGCCCATCTTGTCGAGTATCCCGACGCGCGGCACGAGCTGCTGATGGAGTGCGACGTCATCCGCGACCGGGTGTGGGCCGACATCGACGCCTTTCTCGACCGGACGCTTCAACACAAGACACTTGCGCCGGCCGACGGCTCTGTCGTCGGATAGGCTCCTTCAGGACCAGAGGTGCCCAGCAGCATGACCGATTTCTGGACGGCGTCCGGTTTCCACCTGTTGACCCGCGACGCCGACAACCATCTGGCGGTGACGCCCGATTTCCTGCGCGCCTATCTGCTCCGGCCCGAGATGCGACCGCCGGAGGAGGCCTGCGACGCCGAGCGCACGCTGCACGCCGCCCTGCTGGACGATCCGGCGCGCGTCGTGCCGGTCCCGCTGATCGACGCCATCGCCGATGCGGACGCGCGGGAGAATTTCCAGGTCTGGCTCGCCTTCCGCGACCGGCTGCTCGCCGCCGGGACGTTGGAGGGCTGCTACATCCGACTGTTCCGCGAGGGCGCTCGCGGCGTGCCTGGCCTGTTCATCGACCAGCTGGCCCATGCCATTCTGCGCGGCATCCTCGACGAGACGCCGTCCGGCCTGCGGGCGCGGGCGGGGGAGCTGTTCTTCCGCGAACAGACGGTGTCGGTGGAGGACGGCCGCGTCCGCGTCGCCGATGCCGAAATTGTGGAGACGATGGCGGCGTCCGGCGGCTTCGGCTCGCTCGGCCGGCTGGTGGTGGAGGCCGGTACGGCGCCGCGCAGCGTCGAGCTGGACATCCTGGACGAGACCAACCACCCGCTCTACTGGGGCCGAGACGCCCGGCACGACACGGTGCTGGACATCACCTTCGCCGCCGCCGGGCTGGATGCTCTGGCCCGCGTGCTGGAGGTCTGGGTCGCGCATTTCCTCGGCGTGACGGTCAACATCCAGCCGGTGCAGAACATCCGCGACGACCGCTGGGTCTGGCATGTCGGGCTGGACAGTTCTGCCACCGCGATCCTCAACGACCTGTACAACGGCATCGAGGTCGGGGAGGACCGGCTGGCCCGCATCCTCGCCCTGTTCCGCCTGGACTTCGCCGACCCCGCCGCGATGCGTCCCGACCTCGCTGGCCGGCCGGTCTATCTCGGGCTGGCGATGACGGAGGGCAAGCGGCTGAAGCTGAAGCCGCAGAACCTGCTGGTGAATCTGCCGCTGGCGTCGGTGGCGTGAGGGGGCATCCGCCGCCTCACCCGCCCAGCAGCGCCCCCACCGGCTTCAGCGGCTCGTGCGCGTCGAACAGGATCTTCAGGATCGCCAGGATCGGCACGGCCAGCAGCGCGCCGGGGATGCCCCACAGCCAGCCCCAGAACAGGATCGACACGAACACCGCGATCGGGTTCAGCGACAGGCGGCGGCCGACGATCATCGGGGTGAGGAAATTGCCCTCGATCGTCGTCAGCGCCACGAAGGACAAGGGCGGCAGGATGATGGTGCCGATGCCGTCGAAGGTCAGGACCGACACCAGGAAGAACACGCCGGTCATCACCGCGGGGCCGATGAAGGGGATGTAGTTGGCCAGCGCCACCATCACCCCCCACAATGCCGGGTTGGGCAACCCCCACAGCCACATCACCAGCCCGGTCGCCACACCGAGTACCGTGTTGATAAGCGTGATGGTCAGCAGGTAGGCGGCGATGTTCTGCTGCAGGGTCGCCGCCACCATGGCGTAATGCACGCGGTCGTCGACGTTGCGCATGGTGCCGATCAGCGCCTCCAGCGAATGGCGGCCCCGGGCCAGAAAGAAATAGAGCAGAACCTGCAGGATCACGACATTGGCGAGCACCGATTCGACCTGGCTGACCGCCTGCTCCATCAGCGTCGGGCCGCGCACCACCACTTCGCGGACCGGACCGGCCTCGTTGCCGGTCTCCTTGGTGATCTGTTCGATCTGGCGGGAGGCCTCGCGGGCGCGCTCGATGCCGGCGCGGACGTCGCCCAGCTTGAATTCCAGCTCGTGCAGGACGCGCGGCATGCGGTTCACCCATTCCGCCGCCGGGGCGGACAGGGTGTAGACCGCCAGCAGCACGCCGCCGAACAGTGTGATCACCATGATGGCGGCGCCGATTCCCTCCGGCACGCCGATGCGATAGAGCGCGCGTACCAGCGGCCGCAGCAGGAAGCTGAGGATCAGCGCCAGCATGATCGGCAGCAGCACGTCGCGCCCGAAATACAGGGCGAACAGCACGGCGATGACGAACAGGCCGACGACGCCGACGGTCAGCGGGTCGCGGCGGTGGCCGGGCGGGGGCAGGGGCTGGGTCACCGGTTCCGGCGTGCCGGCGAGCGGCGCCTCGGGCGCTGGCGGGAGCGTAGGGGGGATCGTGGCGAACTGGCTGCGGTCTGTCATCGCGGTGGCCGGACCTCCGAAGGACGACGCTTGACGGTGGCGCCCGACCCTCCGATCTAGGGGAGTGTTTTGCCGGACCGCGTCGCTCGCGGTCCCCGCCCGTCCTTGCCGGAGACCCAGTCGCAATGCGCAGTCCGTTTCCCCTGATGAACGTTTCCGCCGGCCTTTTGGTTCTGGGCCTGCTGGCCGCCGGGCTTCCGTTGCGCCCGGCGCTGGCGGCGGACGACGTGGTCGGCCGCTTTTCCAACGACTGGACCGGCAACGGCCTGCAGGTCCAGGCGATCGAGGATCCCAAGGTAAAGGGCATCACCTGCCATCTGGTCGATTTCGACCGCAGCCTGATCGACCGGCTGAGCAAGGGCAACTGGTTCGAGGATCCGTCCAACGCCTCCATCGCCTGCCGCCAGACCGGGTCGGTGACGGTCGGTGA from Azospirillum sp. TSH100 carries:
- a CDS encoding multidrug effflux MFS transporter, coding for MPRPDSLTIRVLLTALVAFGPLSTDLYLPSLPTLVRVFGTDVATVQLTLSIFLVGFAVSQLVYGPMSDRFGRRPTLLVGVAIYLAASAVCAMTGSVEALIAARFFQALGACCGPVVARAVVRDVFGRDRAATVLAYMSMAMALAPAVGPMLGGVLTEWFGWRANFVLLTIFACGILGAVWSLLGETNAHRDEEALLPGRLAANYLLLLRNRGFVGYVLVVGFSYSGIFSFISGSSFVLIEQLHLTPAQYGASFGAVVLGYMLGTFLAGRLTPRLGGARMIRIGTLLSLGGGLAGAALALAGVLHLLAIVVPVFLFILGAGLTLPNASANAVGPYPSMAGLASSLLGFAQMAHRRGHRHRGRPPEQRHRRADDGRHRAGGSGRAAGAPAAGHPRGDGRAIRLIRPCWEWP
- a CDS encoding bifunctional riboflavin kinase/FAD synthetase, giving the protein MRLYRHTADLPAEERGAVVALGNFDGVHRGHQTVIGTAQRLAAEMGAPSAVVTFEPHPRSVFRPDDPPFRLTPFRVKTRQIEALGVDQLIVCHFDDGFRHKTAQDFVDEVLVAGLGVRHVVCGYDFLFGHKRSGNPAVLLQAGRAQGFGVTEVGPVSDEQGGVYSSTRVRDALTAGHPREAAYVLGHPWEIEGRVVHGDQRGRTIGFPTANIELGEYLRPAFGVYAVRAGIDRGGETVWLPGVANLGARPTVDGTVARLEAHLFDVDLDLYDLHLRVQMIDFLRPEMKFPSFNALKDQIVQDAAAARAVLAAG
- a CDS encoding MaoC family dehydratase, with product MDDVRQVRKDTEGYCIEDLTVGMTASFAKTVTEADIVLFAGISGDTNPVHINQEYAATTMFQGRIAHGMLTVGFISAVLGTKLPGPGCIYMSQTLKFKAPVRAGDTVTARATITELIPEKRRCVIKTVCTVGETVVVEGEALLMVPSRG
- a CDS encoding septal ring lytic transglycosylase RlpA family protein, which gives rise to MKTKRIIVLALTATTLSGTAVPVLANEKAKVPPVHVEHEDGEEILVHKGEASFYSQKFHGRTTASGETMNQNKPTAASRTLPLGAKATVTNQENGKSVDVIVNDRGPYVDGRVIDLSRSAARKLDMIEDGTAPVKVEVKPSEQPTDTAREKVEEKVDQLTPGNQVAQGQVAQGQVAQGQVAQGGSGRTGTSGNTGGSRSDTVSHSGSGK
- a CDS encoding alpha/beta hydrolase, translating into MADDAAWTASEFAADHVSNGAGAPVEMRRIAMPDGVRLRVAVWPKPERARGTALVLTGRAEFIEKYAETAGALTARGFRVVALDWRNQGLSDRPLPNRQIHHLTDFMTLVDDLDEVHRQVVAPVAAETGGPVILLAHSMGGLVTTLAMARHVDDDPGRYAAVLLAAPMYAIHSGLLPRWLVRVLASLGLACGWGARYALGQGDYDPAEGRFRLDNKITADPRRYAAFHSPFAERPQLRVGGVSFAWVAAALDAEEALRDGLPLERVRTPVLLLSAPGDRVVRAKVHRAVAARLGNAHLVEYPDARHELLMECDVIRDRVWADIDAFLDRTLQHKTLAPADGSVVG
- a CDS encoding DUF6352 family protein, which codes for MTDFWTASGFHLLTRDADNHLAVTPDFLRAYLLRPEMRPPEEACDAERTLHAALLDDPARVVPVPLIDAIADADARENFQVWLAFRDRLLAAGTLEGCYIRLFREGARGVPGLFIDQLAHAILRGILDETPSGLRARAGELFFREQTVSVEDGRVRVADAEIVETMAASGGFGSLGRLVVEAGTAPRSVELDILDETNHPLYWGRDARHDTVLDITFAAAGLDALARVLEVWVAHFLGVTVNIQPVQNIRDDRWVWHVGLDSSATAILNDLYNGIEVGEDRLARILALFRLDFADPAAMRPDLAGRPVYLGLAMTEGKRLKLKPQNLLVNLPLASVA
- a CDS encoding AI-2E family transporter translates to MTDRSQFATIPPTLPPAPEAPLAGTPEPVTQPLPPPGHRRDPLTVGVVGLFVIAVLFALYFGRDVLLPIMLALILSFLLRPLVRALYRIGVPEGIGAAIMVITLFGGVLLAVYTLSAPAAEWVNRMPRVLHELEFKLGDVRAGIERAREASRQIEQITKETGNEAGPVREVVVRGPTLMEQAVSQVESVLANVVILQVLLYFFLARGRHSLEALIGTMRNVDDRVHYAMVAATLQQNIAAYLLTITLINTVLGVATGLVMWLWGLPNPALWGVMVALANYIPFIGPAVMTGVFFLVSVLTFDGIGTIILPPLSFVALTTIEGNFLTPMIVGRRLSLNPIAVFVSILFWGWLWGIPGALLAVPILAILKILFDAHEPLKPVGALLGG
- a CDS encoding CreA family protein; the encoded protein is MRSPFPLMNVSAGLLVLGLLAAGLPLRPALAADDVVGRFSNDWTGNGLQVQAIEDPKVKGITCHLVDFDRSLIDRLSKGNWFEDPSNASIACRQTGSVTVGDIDLSQKGEEVFSERKSLIFKSIAIRRIYDRPNDTLVYVVYSRQVKDASAKTSISTVPLFSANATWTKGKPAAK